The proteins below come from a single Tachypleus tridentatus isolate NWPU-2018 chromosome 13, ASM421037v1, whole genome shotgun sequence genomic window:
- the LOC143236301 gene encoding pleckstrin homology domain-containing family A member 3-like isoform X7 codes for MEGVLWKWTNYWNGWQPRWFVLDNGILAYYKSQEEVNQGCKGSVRLSACEIAVHQTDQKRLDLVIPSEQHFYLRASSPQERQQWLVALGSAKAALSSQQKSPAGKAGPDNLKMKKSELRLYCDLLMQQVHTITSSVQEQDVAPDVEKMKEAAELLSATCDTFIKTLEDCMKISNASFTYELPHQHVKDSALPSETAAIPVGPPVVPTSLQSAKKANKLPVGVTRSHSSDR; via the exons GTTGGCAACCACGATGGTTTGTACTTGATAATGGCATTTTGGCCTACTACAAGTCTCAGGAAGAAGTAAATCAAGGATGTAAAGGTTCAGTTAGGTTATCAGCTTGTGAGATTGCAG TACACCAGACTGATCAAAAACGTCTTGACTTGGTGATTCCTTCTGAACAACATTTTTACCTACGAGCATCATCTCCTCAAGAACGACAACAATGGCTGGTTGCCTTGGGAAGTGCCAAAGCTGCTCTTAGTTCCCAACAGAAGTCACCAGCAG GCAAGGCAGGGCCAGATAATCTAAAGATGAAAAAATCGGAGTTGAGGCTTTACTGTGACCTTCTGATGCAGCAGGTTCACACAATAACATCGTCAGTTCAAGAACAAGATGTTGCACCTGATGTGGAG AAAATGAAGGAAGCTGCTGAACTGCTGAGTGCCACTTGTGACACCTTTATTAAAACTCTAGAGGACTGTATGAAGATTTCTAATGCCAGCTTCACGTATGAGCTTCCTCACCAACATGTTAAGGATTCAGCTCTACCTTCTGAAACTGCTGCTATTCCTGTTGGCCCACCTGTTGTTCCTACTTCATTACAAAGTGCAAAGAAG GCCAACAAGTTGCCAGTAGGTGTTACAAGATCCCATTCGTCTGATAGGTAA